From a single Plutella xylostella chromosome 5, ilPluXylo3.1, whole genome shotgun sequence genomic region:
- the LOC125491386 gene encoding uncharacterized protein LOC125491386, translating into MAWLDFLSKKANNRMQGNQGMDDEMKEIREKYVLLKKKVKEVIERKKKALKDEYDRKFSDNFRANIKLFWKLVRKARGKSENTNLDVIRDENGDVLKDENKVLKRWKEYFESLFECTDCRTSSDVEVENERKVDEENKIIMKEIMEALKRMKVGKSAGYDRVSLEMLRAGGGVAANLEKAYDIVRRNDLWETLSVYGVDSHLTRALGSLYRESSACVRINGAYTDWFDIHRGVRQGCVASPWLFNLFMDSCLKDMKDDERGLRIGELLLKCLLYADDQVILASSVEQLQQQVTLMHESFKRKGMKVNVSKTKVMVFERDEEVTECEITIENERVEQVNETLLIMPRVHVGCLLSYKY; encoded by the exons atggcaTGGTTGGATTTTTTGTCTAAAAAAGCCAACAACAGAATGCAAGGAAATCAGGGAATGGACGATGAAATGAAAGAGATTCGAGAAAAGTATGTTCTGCtaaagaaaaaagtaaaagaagtgattgaaagaaagaagaaggCATTAAAAGATGAATATGACAGGAAATTCTCTGACAACTTTCGAGCGAACATTAAATTGTTCTGGAAGTTGGTAAGAAAGGCTCGAGGGAAGTCAGAGAATACAAATCTGGATGTGATAAGGGATGAAAATGGAGATGTTTTgaaagatgaaaataaagttCTTAAAAGATGGAAGGAATATTTTGAAAGTTTGTTTGAATGCACAGATTGTAGGACTAGTAGTGATGTAGAGGTAGAAAATGAAAGAAAAGTAGATGAGGAAAACAAGATAATTATGAAAGAAATTATGGAAGCATTAAAAAGAATGAAAGTTGGTAAATCGGCCGGGTATGATAGGGTATCTTTAGAGATGCTAAGAGCGGGAGGTGGAGTGGCTGCAA ATTTGGAAAAGGCTTATGATATAGTGAGGAGGAATGATTTATGGGAGACACTGTCCGTTTATGGAGTGGACAGTCACCTGACGCGGGCACTGGGGTCCCTTTATAGGGAGTCTAGCGCTTGTGTCAGGATAAACGGAGCATACACCGACTGGTTTGATATCCACAGGGGTGTTAGACAGGGATGTGTGGCTTCGCCTTGGCTGTTTAATCTGTTTATGGATAGTTGTCTCAAGGATATGAAAGATGATGAAAGAGGTTTAAGAATAGGAGAGTTACTTCTTAAGTGCTTGCTGTATGCTGACGATCAAGTCATACTTGCATCGTCGGTAGAACAGCTGCAACAACAAGTAACTCTCATGCATGAAAGTTTTAAAAGGAAAGGAATGAAAGTGAATGTTAGTAAGACGAAAGTGATGGTGTTTGAAAGAGATGAAGAGGTAACTGAATGTGAGATCACGATCGAGAACGAAAGAGTGGAGCAAGTGAATGA GACCCTACTCATCATGCCCAGGGTTCACGTGGGGTGCCTCCTCAGctataaatattga